The proteins below are encoded in one region of Ignavibacteriota bacterium:
- a CDS encoding carotenoid biosynthesis protein — translation MNDTLRTYGERFFGLHDHDYGPGPARTLFRILLGTLVFLLPFSLIFVPFRLLPGMLAWMSAASIVLYGMAVLFSELRLGSAGTTLARFAVIACLFFFIEWAGVSSGFPFGVYTYTDRLAPTFAGVPLAMAFAWYTVLITSWRIAQSAAAAAGFWRNTGVITLGAALLATALDLLLEPMAAFVHDYWRWSGGSVPLQNYAAWFLLSAAAVLLLEIHDRLRNTAPPALPHTRSAAILYVMQVLVFVVSALVAGHVAETVLALALIAALLAPQRKRLASIHRSIGS, via the coding sequence GTGAACGACACACTGCGGACATACGGAGAGCGATTCTTCGGGCTGCACGATCACGATTACGGTCCGGGCCCCGCGCGCACGCTGTTCCGAATCCTGCTCGGGACACTCGTCTTTTTGTTGCCCTTCAGTCTGATCTTTGTCCCGTTCCGTCTCTTGCCCGGCATGCTCGCCTGGATGAGCGCGGCCAGCATCGTCTTGTACGGCATGGCGGTGTTGTTCTCCGAACTGCGTCTGGGTTCTGCCGGCACGACACTCGCGCGCTTCGCCGTAATCGCCTGTCTGTTCTTTTTCATCGAATGGGCCGGCGTGAGCAGCGGTTTTCCTTTCGGTGTCTACACGTACACCGACAGACTCGCGCCGACCTTCGCGGGTGTGCCGCTTGCCATGGCTTTCGCGTGGTACACCGTACTCATCACATCATGGCGCATCGCACAGAGCGCCGCCGCCGCTGCCGGATTCTGGCGCAACACGGGTGTGATCACACTCGGAGCAGCGCTGCTCGCCACCGCGCTCGATCTGCTCCTCGAACCCATGGCCGCATTCGTGCATGACTACTGGCGATGGAGCGGCGGATCCGTGCCGCTGCAGAACTACGCCGCCTGGTTTCTTCTCTCCGCCGCGGCCGTGCTGCTGCTTGAGATACACGACAGGCTGCGCAACACGGCTCCACCCGCGCTTCCGCACACACGCAGCGCCGCAATACTATACGTGATGCAGGTCTTGGTGTTTGTCGTCTCGGCGTTGGTCGCAGGCCACGTCGCCGAAACGGTGCTTGCTCTGGCATTGATCGCCGCGCTTCTGGCGCCGCAGCGGAAACGCCTGGCGTCCATACACAGGAGTATCGGATCATGA
- a CDS encoding lycopene cyclase domain-containing protein: MKSEYLLVLLATVFFPFLLSFDRKLGIYRHRRAMFLAIALVFVVFGAWDVAATLRGHWFFNPSYTLGITIIHLPLEEWMFFLVVPFVAIFTWESVKYFLRRGK; encoded by the coding sequence ATGAAATCGGAATATCTCCTCGTCCTCCTTGCCACTGTGTTTTTTCCGTTCCTGCTCAGCTTCGACCGGAAACTGGGAATCTATCGCCACCGCCGCGCGATGTTTCTTGCGATCGCGCTGGTGTTTGTGGTGTTCGGCGCCTGGGATGTGGCCGCCACACTTCGCGGACACTGGTTCTTTAATCCCTCTTACACGCTCGGTATCACCATCATCCACCTGCCTCTCGAGGAGTGGATGTTTTTTCTCGTCGTGCCCTTTGTCGCCATTTTCACCTGGGAATCGGTGAAGTACTTTCTGCGGAGAGGGAAGTGA
- a CDS encoding lycopene cyclase domain-containing protein, whose product MEYTIWASVSVVLVTAADLTLGARLTRRGAFWLFLAVMFAFKLAVNGYLTWRPIVMYEETQYLGLRIITIPVEDFLFGYSLILLTVTVWEKLTGRGERSRPR is encoded by the coding sequence ATGGAGTACACGATCTGGGCATCGGTCTCGGTTGTGCTTGTGACGGCGGCAGACCTGACCCTCGGCGCGCGTCTCACTCGACGCGGTGCCTTCTGGCTGTTCCTCGCGGTGATGTTCGCCTTCAAGCTGGCCGTAAACGGCTACCTGACCTGGCGGCCCATCGTGATGTATGAAGAGACGCAGTATCTCGGCCTCCGCATCATCACGATTCCCGTCGAGGATTTTCTGTTCGGCTACAGCCTGATTCTGCTGACTGTGACGGTGTGGGAGAAACTCACGGGCAGGGGCGAACGTTCACGGCCGCGGTGA
- a CDS encoding DUF362 domain-containing protein: protein MSKSKVAVLRTTPETVLQDYIRLAELAGMRDALTPGATTILKDNISWHFPFPGANTTPWQLEATVMALRDSGLNDVVCVQNKTVVTDAFKGEDLNGYVPIFKAYDIPVLFNFKEEDMKWSVYEPKAEMMVLKKIFPEGILIPDYFFGKNIVHLPTVKCHIYTTTTGAMKNAFGGLLNTKRHYTHSWIHETLVDLLAIQKEIHSGIFAIMDGTTAGNGPGPRTMYPEIKNVILASDDQVAIDAVAAKMMGFDPLKDLAYVRLAHDKGLGIGDVRDIEIVGDDIHNENWHFTVGDNGASMVGDLMWFGPLKPLQKLFFHTPLVHMFVAGSEVYHDYYRWPLKDRKTFEGWMANTSWGRLFAEYKKQGTLAHSPRP, encoded by the coding sequence ATGTCGAAAAGCAAAGTTGCCGTTCTTCGCACCACACCCGAAACGGTGTTGCAGGACTATATCCGCCTCGCCGAACTCGCGGGCATGCGCGACGCACTCACGCCGGGCGCGACAACGATTCTGAAGGACAACATCTCGTGGCACTTCCCTTTCCCCGGCGCAAACACCACGCCGTGGCAGCTCGAGGCCACCGTGATGGCGCTGCGCGACAGCGGCCTGAACGACGTGGTCTGCGTGCAGAACAAGACAGTCGTGACCGACGCGTTCAAGGGTGAAGACCTCAACGGCTACGTGCCGATATTCAAGGCCTACGACATTCCGGTGCTCTTCAACTTCAAGGAAGAGGACATGAAGTGGTCGGTGTATGAGCCGAAGGCCGAGATGATGGTGCTGAAAAAAATCTTCCCCGAGGGCATCCTGATTCCGGATTATTTTTTCGGGAAGAACATCGTGCATCTGCCCACCGTGAAATGTCACATATACACCACCACGACAGGCGCGATGAAAAATGCCTTCGGCGGATTGCTCAACACGAAACGGCACTACACACACAGTTGGATTCACGAGACACTCGTGGATCTTCTGGCGATACAGAAGGAAATCCACTCAGGCATCTTCGCGATCATGGACGGAACAACCGCAGGCAACGGGCCCGGACCACGCACCATGTATCCCGAGATTAAAAACGTGATTCTTGCGAGCGACGATCAGGTTGCCATCGACGCGGTGGCCGCCAAGATGATGGGGTTTGATCCGCTGAAGGATCTCGCCTATGTGCGTCTGGCGCACGACAAGGGACTCGGCATCGGCGACGTGCGTGATATCGAGATCGTGGGAGACGACATTCACAACGAGAACTGGCACTTCACCGTGGGCGACAACGGCGCCAGCATGGTGGGTGATCTCATGTGGTTCGGACCGCTCAAACCGCTGCAGAAACTGTTCTTCCACACGCCGCTTGTGCACATGTTTGTGGCGGGCTCGGAAGTGTATCACGACTACTACCGCTGGCCGCTGAAGGACAGGAAAACGTTCGAAGGTTGGATGGCGAACACTTCGTGGGGCCGGTTGTTCGCGGAGTATAAGAAACAGGGAACCCTGGCCCACTCACCGCGGCCGTGA
- a CDS encoding decaprenyl-phosphate phosphoribosyltransferase, with translation MSEAVSQRARRSLPAALLVSMRPKQWTKNLFVLSPLLFSRHLFDIPTLLSAVAGFVCFSLLASSIYLLNDLVDAKKDREHPVKRFRPIASGDLGRGTAFGAVAVLLSGTLVASYALNLYFFLIVCGYLVLNVVYSFWLKETVIIDVMSIAASFVLRIVGGAFAITVPVSEWLLICTSLLALFLGFSKRRHEITLLENNASVHRPVLLEYNTYFLDQMISLVTASTLICYILYTVADDTVLKFGSKNLLWTVPFVLYGLFRYLYLVHQKKTGGDPTAELLTDRPLLANVFFWGIAVMLVIYLR, from the coding sequence ATGTCCGAGGCCGTCAGCCAGCGCGCGCGCAGGTCGCTCCCCGCGGCCCTTCTTGTGTCCATGCGTCCGAAGCAATGGACGAAGAACCTCTTTGTCCTGTCGCCGCTGCTCTTCTCGCGGCATCTGTTCGACATTCCGACACTGCTCAGCGCAGTGGCGGGCTTTGTCTGCTTCTCGCTGCTCGCAAGCAGCATTTACCTGCTGAACGATCTCGTCGACGCGAAGAAGGATCGCGAGCACCCCGTCAAACGTTTCCGCCCCATCGCCTCGGGCGATCTAGGACGCGGCACGGCGTTCGGCGCGGTCGCGGTCCTGCTCTCCGGAACACTTGTCGCGTCCTACGCGCTCAATCTGTACTTCTTTTTGATCGTGTGCGGCTATCTCGTACTGAACGTGGTGTATTCGTTCTGGCTGAAGGAGACGGTGATCATCGATGTTATGTCGATCGCCGCCTCCTTCGTCCTTCGCATCGTGGGCGGCGCCTTTGCGATCACGGTCCCCGTGTCGGAATGGCTGCTGATCTGCACCTCGCTGCTGGCGTTGTTCCTCGGATTCAGCAAACGCCGGCACGAGATCACGCTGCTCGAAAACAACGCGTCGGTGCATCGGCCCGTGCTGCTCGAGTACAACACGTATTTCCTCGATCAGATGATCTCGCTGGTCACCGCATCCACACTGATCTGCTACATCCTCTACACCGTGGCCGACGATACCGTGCTCAAATTCGGATCGAAGAATCTTCTATGGACCGTCCCCTTCGTCCTGTACGGTTTGTTCCGCTACCTCTATCTCGTGCACCAGAAAAAAACCGGAGGTGATCCGACGGCCGAGTTGTTGACCGACCGTCCGCTTCTGGCGAATGTCTTCTTCTGGGGCATTGCCGTCATGCTTGTCATTTATCTGCGTTAG
- a CDS encoding YtxH domain-containing protein, with amino-acid sequence MSDERMAKGLIIGFLSGAVVGGVIALLYAPKSGKELRQDLKRKGEEIAEDVEEYLKDAQAKAKHLINEGKEKSAHLITEAREKAEGLLKDAEQIMSDAKKKVADEGSRLKTAVKAGIDTYKDERGAGAES; translated from the coding sequence ATGTCAGACGAGAGAATGGCAAAAGGCCTCATCATCGGCTTCCTCTCCGGCGCAGTTGTCGGCGGCGTCATCGCCCTGCTGTACGCCCCCAAATCAGGCAAGGAACTGCGCCAGGATCTGAAGCGCAAAGGCGAGGAGATCGCCGAGGATGTCGAGGAGTATCTGAAGGACGCGCAGGCGAAGGCGAAACACCTGATCAACGAGGGCAAGGAGAAATCCGCGCACCTCATTACAGAGGCCCGCGAGAAGGCGGAAGGTCTCCTGAAGGACGCCGAACAGATCATGTCGGACGCGAAGAAGAAAGTCGCGGACGAGGGTTCGCGGCTGAAGACCGCCGTCAAGGCGGGCATCGACACGTACAAGGACGAACGCGGCGCCGGCGCCGAGTCCTGA
- a CDS encoding HIT domain-containing protein has protein sequence MDRLWSPWRSQYIQAIGTDKEPQGCVFCDAIAADDDDARYLVRRHGDCVTLLNLYPYNSGHLLIVPHRHTDSYLELDAGSHMEMWDLVRVWIRVLTDVMRPQGFNIGSNVGRVAGAGIDQHIHLHIVPRWSGDMNFMPVIGDTKVISESMHDTMLRLRDSFDRLAAGAPGA, from the coding sequence ATGGATCGGCTGTGGTCACCCTGGCGTTCGCAGTACATACAGGCAATCGGCACCGACAAGGAGCCGCAGGGCTGTGTGTTCTGTGATGCCATCGCAGCCGACGACGATGACGCGCGCTACCTCGTGCGCAGGCACGGGGACTGTGTCACGCTCCTGAATCTGTATCCGTACAACAGCGGACACCTGCTCATCGTCCCCCATCGTCATACCGATTCGTATCTTGAACTCGATGCGGGGTCCCACATGGAAATGTGGGACCTCGTCCGTGTTTGGATCCGCGTCCTTACCGACGTCATGCGTCCGCAGGGTTTCAACATCGGCTCCAACGTGGGCCGGGTCGCGGGCGCGGGCATCGACCAGCACATTCACCTGCATATCGTGCCCCGCTGGAGCGGCGACATGAACTTCATGCCGGTGATCGGCGACACCAAAGTCATTTCCGAATCCATGCACGACACCATGCTGCGGCTGCGGGACTCTTTCGACCGGCTTGCGGCCGGCGCACCCGGAGCATGA
- a CDS encoding tetratricopeptide repeat protein, which produces MAASEKQICPACGARINDDATVCDVCGYVFPESAEVAEDATMPEPVAAPEPAVQAPPEPAPQPRPAPQQRAASATQQKSGKSSRSVGQGKNTRRPNTITFSVTRGQLLFGSIVGIAIIAAVIYIATNDGGSTSTLPGAQNPAAGSVPPVNLQRLEDLRKQMEANPSDAETILHYANELHDARMIEQAVAAYKRYLDRVPDNPDAGIDLGVCYFELRDFPAAIAQMEAVVAKHPTHQLGHFNLGIVNRNAGNEVAAVEWFRKAIAIDPTSRVAENAKMLLDEKPAVQN; this is translated from the coding sequence GTGGCGGCTTCCGAAAAACAGATCTGCCCCGCCTGTGGAGCGCGGATCAACGATGACGCCACCGTCTGTGATGTGTGCGGATACGTGTTCCCCGAATCCGCGGAAGTTGCAGAAGATGCAACGATGCCCGAACCTGTTGCGGCGCCCGAGCCCGCGGTGCAAGCTCCGCCGGAACCTGCACCACAACCGCGCCCCGCGCCGCAGCAGCGTGCTGCATCGGCGACGCAGCAGAAATCGGGTAAATCGTCCCGCTCCGTCGGGCAGGGAAAAAACACGAGACGGCCGAACACCATCACGTTCAGCGTCACGCGCGGTCAGTTACTCTTCGGCTCCATTGTCGGCATCGCGATCATCGCCGCGGTGATCTACATTGCCACCAATGACGGCGGCTCCACTTCGACGCTGCCCGGCGCGCAGAATCCCGCGGCCGGCTCTGTGCCGCCTGTCAACCTCCAACGTCTTGAGGACCTGCGCAAGCAGATGGAGGCGAATCCCTCCGACGCCGAGACGATCCTGCACTACGCCAATGAACTTCACGATGCGCGCATGATCGAGCAGGCGGTCGCTGCATATAAAAGGTATCTTGACCGTGTCCCCGATAATCCCGATGCGGGGATTGACCTCGGCGTGTGTTATTTTGAGTTGCGGGATTTCCCCGCCGCCATCGCGCAGATGGAGGCCGTTGTCGCGAAACACCCCACGCATCAGCTCGGTCATTTTAATCTCGGCATCGTGAACAGAAACGCCGGCAACGAAGTTGCGGCGGTTGAATGGTTCCGCAAGGCCATCGCCATCGATCCCACGAGCCGTGTGGCCGAGAATGCAAAAATGCTTCTCGACGAGAAGCCCGCAGTCCAGAATTGA
- a CDS encoding integration host factor subunit beta, which yields MRKHAVTKADIVDNIASATGLTKVETEAVVDGFLATVSQAMREGKTIEIRGFGSFKVKKRKARMARNPRTGEEVFVEEHFVPVFKVSKELRHGVDQTLKAGE from the coding sequence ATAAGGAAACACGCCGTGACGAAGGCCGATATCGTGGACAACATCGCGTCCGCAACCGGATTGACGAAAGTAGAAACCGAAGCCGTCGTCGACGGATTTCTCGCAACCGTGAGCCAGGCGATGCGCGAGGGAAAAACCATCGAGATCCGTGGTTTCGGCAGCTTCAAGGTGAAGAAGCGCAAGGCGCGCATGGCGCGCAATCCCCGCACGGGCGAGGAGGTCTTTGTCGAGGAACACTTCGTGCCCGTGTTCAAGGTCTCGAAGGAGTTGCGTCATGGTGTCGATCAGACGTTGAAGGCCGGAGAGTAA
- the sppA gene encoding signal peptide peptidase SppA, with amino-acid sequence MSNTGKWILGIGLALLGLGMLAVAFGFFGLITTLSTSQSGVYDETVGSSSGSGTVAVIDLEEPILESEEIVRQFRKYQNRNSVKAIVLRLNSPGGAVAPSQEIFQEVKRTRDLGKPVVVSMGSIAASGAYYIAAGASRIVANPGTITGSIGVISEFTSFKGLMDKLGIENTTVKSGKYKDVGNPSRQMNEVDIAQIQALIDDVYDQFVEDVATARGLDRDSVRILAEGRIYTGRQAYRNGLVDTIGTFQTAVTIAGVLGGIVGEPHITRERRRESFIERMMGSRAVSLMDDMQKRLRTSAPLEYRMSYSQQ; translated from the coding sequence ATGAGTAATACCGGAAAATGGATTCTTGGAATTGGGCTGGCGCTCCTGGGCCTCGGCATGCTTGCCGTTGCCTTCGGCTTCTTCGGCCTCATCACAACACTCTCGACGTCGCAGTCGGGTGTGTATGATGAAACGGTCGGCTCGAGTTCCGGATCCGGCACTGTTGCCGTCATCGATCTCGAGGAACCGATACTGGAATCGGAGGAGATTGTCCGGCAATTCCGCAAGTACCAGAATCGGAATTCGGTGAAGGCCATCGTGCTCCGTCTCAATTCGCCGGGAGGCGCGGTTGCACCAAGCCAGGAAATTTTCCAGGAAGTGAAACGTACACGCGACCTTGGCAAACCTGTTGTGGTGTCGATGGGATCGATAGCCGCGAGCGGCGCCTACTACATCGCGGCCGGCGCCTCGCGCATCGTCGCCAACCCTGGGACAATCACAGGCAGCATCGGCGTGATTTCCGAGTTCACGAGTTTCAAAGGCCTGATGGATAAACTCGGCATCGAAAATACCACCGTGAAATCGGGGAAGTACAAGGATGTCGGGAATCCCTCGAGACAGATGAACGAGGTCGACATCGCGCAGATCCAGGCGCTGATCGACGACGTGTACGATCAGTTCGTGGAGGACGTGGCGACGGCGCGCGGACTCGACCGCGACAGCGTGCGGATTCTCGCCGAAGGCCGCATCTACACCGGACGGCAGGCCTATCGCAACGGCCTCGTCGACACGATCGGCACGTTTCAAACAGCCGTCACGATTGCCGGCGTGCTGGGCGGCATTGTGGGCGAACCACACATCACACGAGAGCGCAGGCGCGAATCCTTTATCGAACGCATGATGGGAAGCCGCGCAGTGTCGCTTATGGACGATATGCAGAAGCGGCTGCGCACCTCCGCGCCCCTCGAATACAGAATGTCTTACTCGCAACAATAA
- a CDS encoding T9SS type A sorting domain-containing protein translates to MLRFLRVSLTLVTLVFVAQAQEEGEIRLPHQGYSPAFERAMKEAQAANANSVQWAQFRAQHGEWSAVWNAWGATPYRVWGEGMQVPGFSTITAANADAAARVFLGRVSALLRCDPAKLRLANANEYNGKWSISYDQIHEGVPVLFSTVYVSMTSSGRVFLFGSEYQPELDVKTRPSLDAQTARVYAAAGLSLAPGVIDQVTGGDLYVLPRFSESGVSQHLVYEFTIPQDEFHVWHTFVDAHIGTVLWRTNIVHDGVNGTVSSSVRTTSINQPPVTVPVTDQYVTIGGVNTTSDSLGNVTSNNSGSLTTKFEGPYCKISRQDGTNSQISTTVTNNTTFNLAWTATNSTASERTAFYAVNRSRRYILEMDPAISSLNYQVLTKVNLAQTCNANFDGSGLNFYRSGTSTQGTCPNAAEMVDVVMHEYGHLVNEKVYVQMGAGSAGMVNGAVHEGIADANAALQLDRPEMGVGFFGSNTVLRNLNNTNRYPRDIINEVHYDGLVIGGAVWDMRQAIGLTLASQYVHYARRGKPDDTNTGKAFTKYFLEVLKADDNDGNLANGTPNASSIVPAWAKHGIPSGMLTITHTKISGASGSTDIPVTASVTSALSQISTSTVTVWYRQHGTSTWSSAGLSKTSGNSNGTSVWAGSIPGQPDGSVIEYYLEAEESWGSEITSPSAGAAAPYQILVGFTRVSYYNFENANGWQGHISGDQAMTGKWIMADPVGTVYNSTQVQPEDDNSATGTKCWVTGNGTIGGDLGEQDVDDGETTLLSPTLDLTNLNVPVIRYYRWFSNNMGANPGGDPWVVEISSDNGATWARVENTTTSFNVWSENVIIVGDYITPTNAVRVRFVARDDDPQSLVEAAVDDFEILHAVNIPVEFLSVSATRRDGAVHVAWRTASELRNSGFDVEALQENGTVWQREGFVPGRGTSHTEAAYTYSFDETHGAVAFVRLRQIDFDGTESYSPAVAVAGAPASFTLLGVTPQPARESGLLQFDLPEAREVTLVLRNVLGEEIFTQERGVLVSGRHVARLDLSNLPAGVYMCTLTAGDQRAVTRFVHTR, encoded by the coding sequence ATGCTCAGATTTCTCCGCGTTTCCCTGACCCTAGTCACACTTGTGTTTGTCGCGCAGGCACAGGAAGAGGGCGAAATCCGACTTCCACATCAAGGGTATTCTCCCGCCTTCGAGCGGGCAATGAAAGAGGCACAGGCGGCAAACGCGAATTCCGTCCAGTGGGCGCAATTTCGCGCGCAGCATGGCGAATGGAGCGCCGTGTGGAATGCCTGGGGCGCGACGCCGTACCGGGTGTGGGGCGAGGGCATGCAGGTTCCGGGCTTCTCGACCATCACCGCCGCAAATGCCGACGCGGCGGCACGAGTCTTCCTCGGGCGAGTCAGCGCACTGCTCCGCTGTGATCCCGCAAAACTGCGCCTGGCGAATGCCAACGAATACAACGGCAAATGGAGCATAAGCTACGACCAGATACATGAAGGTGTGCCGGTTCTGTTTTCCACCGTGTACGTGAGCATGACATCGTCCGGCCGGGTGTTCCTTTTCGGATCCGAGTATCAGCCCGAACTCGACGTCAAGACGCGGCCGTCGCTCGATGCACAGACGGCGCGTGTGTATGCGGCCGCGGGACTTTCGCTCGCCCCCGGCGTGATCGACCAGGTGACCGGCGGAGACCTCTACGTGCTGCCGAGATTTTCCGAGAGCGGAGTGTCGCAGCACCTCGTCTACGAATTCACGATACCGCAGGACGAATTCCATGTGTGGCATACCTTCGTGGATGCACACATCGGTACGGTTCTCTGGCGGACAAATATCGTGCATGACGGCGTGAATGGAACCGTGTCGAGTTCCGTGCGGACAACATCCATCAATCAGCCGCCGGTCACCGTGCCTGTGACGGATCAGTACGTGACCATCGGCGGGGTGAACACCACGTCGGATTCGCTCGGCAACGTTACAAGCAACAATTCCGGATCGTTGACAACCAAATTTGAGGGTCCCTACTGCAAGATATCCCGGCAGGATGGAACGAACTCGCAGATCTCAACGACCGTCACGAACAACACCACCTTCAATCTTGCCTGGACAGCGACCAACAGCACCGCATCCGAACGAACGGCCTTCTACGCAGTGAACCGTTCACGTCGGTACATCCTCGAAATGGATCCGGCCATCTCGTCGTTGAACTATCAGGTGCTTACCAAGGTGAATCTCGCGCAGACCTGTAATGCCAACTTCGACGGCAGCGGACTGAACTTCTATCGGAGCGGCACCTCGACACAGGGCACCTGCCCGAATGCCGCCGAGATGGTGGACGTGGTGATGCACGAATACGGGCACCTGGTGAATGAAAAAGTGTACGTGCAGATGGGTGCCGGTTCGGCGGGAATGGTGAACGGCGCCGTACATGAAGGGATCGCGGACGCGAATGCCGCATTACAACTCGACCGCCCCGAGATGGGCGTTGGATTTTTCGGCAGTAACACCGTGCTGCGGAATTTGAACAACACCAACCGCTACCCGCGGGACATCATCAACGAAGTGCATTACGACGGTCTTGTGATCGGCGGCGCCGTGTGGGATATGCGTCAGGCGATCGGGCTCACACTCGCGTCCCAGTACGTGCATTACGCCCGCCGCGGCAAACCCGACGACACCAATACCGGCAAGGCCTTCACGAAGTATTTTCTGGAAGTCCTCAAGGCCGACGACAACGACGGCAACTTGGCAAACGGGACGCCGAACGCGAGCAGCATTGTGCCCGCATGGGCAAAACACGGAATCCCTTCGGGCATGCTGACGATCACCCATACAAAAATTTCCGGCGCATCCGGCAGCACCGACATCCCTGTGACGGCAAGCGTCACTTCGGCCCTTTCACAGATCTCGACATCAACCGTCACCGTCTGGTACCGTCAGCATGGCACCAGCACGTGGAGCAGCGCGGGTCTGAGCAAGACCAGCGGCAACAGCAACGGCACGTCGGTATGGGCCGGCAGCATCCCCGGACAGCCCGACGGCAGCGTGATCGAGTACTACCTCGAGGCCGAGGAATCGTGGGGCTCGGAAATAACCTCTCCGTCGGCCGGTGCGGCGGCGCCGTATCAGATCCTTGTGGGATTCACCCGCGTCAGCTACTACAATTTCGAGAACGCGAACGGCTGGCAGGGACACATTTCGGGTGATCAGGCGATGACAGGGAAGTGGATCATGGCTGATCCGGTTGGCACGGTGTACAACAGCACGCAGGTGCAGCCCGAAGACGACAACTCCGCGACAGGCACCAAGTGCTGGGTCACCGGCAACGGCACCATCGGCGGCGACCTGGGCGAACAGGATGTGGACGATGGAGAAACAACACTGCTGTCGCCGACTCTCGATCTCACAAACCTGAACGTTCCCGTCATCCGATATTACCGCTGGTTCTCGAATAACATGGGCGCAAATCCGGGTGGCGATCCGTGGGTGGTGGAAATCTCGAGCGACAACGGCGCGACGTGGGCGCGGGTCGAGAACACCACTACCTCGTTCAACGTCTGGTCCGAGAACGTGATCATCGTGGGCGACTATATCACCCCCACCAACGCCGTGCGTGTGCGCTTTGTCGCGCGCGACGACGATCCGCAGTCTCTCGTGGAAGCCGCGGTGGACGATTTCGAAATCCTGCACGCCGTCAACATCCCCGTCGAGTTCCTGTCGGTCTCCGCGACCCGCCGCGATGGCGCCGTCCATGTTGCATGGCGAACCGCGTCGGAACTGCGCAACAGTGGATTTGATGTCGAGGCACTGCAGGAAAACGGCACGGTGTGGCAGCGTGAGGGCTTTGTACCCGGGCGAGGCACGTCACACACGGAAGCCGCCTACACGTACTCCTTCGACGAGACACACGGCGCGGTTGCCTTTGTGCGTCTGCGTCAGATCGACTTCGACGGAACCGAATCCTATTCACCGGCAGTGGCCGTTGCTGGCGCTCCCGCGTCGTTCACGCTGCTCGGAGTAACCCCGCAGCCGGCGCGCGAAAGCGGTCTGCTGCAATTCGATCTGCCCGAAGCGCGTGAAGTCACACTCGTGCTCCGCAATGTACTCGGAGAGGAGATATTCACGCAGGAGCGAGGAGTGCTCGTCAGCGGACGCCATGTTGCGCGGCTCGATCTGTCGAACCTTCCGGCGGGCGTGTACATGTGCACTCTCACCGCGGGTGATCAACGCGCCGTCACGCGTTTTGTCCACACGCGATAG
- a CDS encoding glycerol-3-phosphate acyltransferase yields the protein MMRRRGLDLRREGSGNIGALNAFEVSRSRSIGIAVLGLDLLKGALPVLVVQWVLHGDYVLAVTALLGTVIGHNYSPWIGFKGGRGLASAAGGTLVFDASFLIFWVGVWLLSRIFSRNVHVGNIAATVLAPFGVLLLPAFSDYFSTYAGVAPAVRSIAAFTLCCVIFLRHIAPLRVLLRSSA from the coding sequence ATGATGCGTCGTCGTGGTTTGGACCTGCGGCGCGAGGGGAGCGGAAACATCGGCGCGCTCAACGCCTTCGAGGTCTCACGGTCGCGGAGCATCGGAATCGCCGTCCTCGGCCTCGATCTCCTGAAGGGCGCGTTGCCCGTTCTCGTTGTGCAATGGGTGTTACACGGCGACTATGTGCTCGCAGTGACGGCCCTGCTCGGAACCGTTATCGGGCACAACTACTCGCCGTGGATAGGATTCAAAGGTGGACGCGGACTGGCGTCCGCTGCGGGAGGCACACTCGTATTTGACGCCTCCTTTCTGATTTTCTGGGTCGGCGTGTGGCTGCTCTCACGAATTTTTTCGCGCAACGTCCATGTGGGAAATATCGCCGCCACGGTGCTCGCCCCGTTTGGTGTGCTGCTGCTCCCGGCATTCAGCGATTATTTTTCGACCTATGCGGGAGTGGCTCCAGCGGTGCGGAGCATAGCGGCTTTCACGCTCTGCTGTGTTATTTTTCTTCGACACATCGCGCCGCTTCGCGTTCTGCTCCGATCTTCGGCTTAA